Within Sphingobium sp. EP60837, the genomic segment CGCGGCGCTGTCGCTGAGGTGGGCAAGGCGCTGGGGCTGCCACGCGACTTGACCAAGATGCTCACCGGCCTCGTCTGGGGGTGGTCGATTGACGGCATCACCGACCAGCAGATTGAGAGCCTCAACCTCAATGCCGATGATCATCGGCTGAAGCTGACGCTGGAGCTATCCCGCCAGCTGATCGGCACGCCCCGCCACCTCTCCCAGCATCCCGGCGGCTTTGTGCTGACCCAGGACCGGCTCGATGATCTCGTGCCGATCGAGCCAGCGCGGATGGAAGACCGGCAAATTATCGAATGGGATAAGAATGATATCGATGCCTTGAACTTCATGAAGGTCGATGTGCTGGGCCTTGGCATGCTTGGTTGCATGAACCGCGCCTTCAATCTGCTAGGCGAGCATAAGGGCATCAAGAAGACGATGGCCGACCTTCAGGATGATGATCCGGCCGTCTATGCCATGATCCAGCGCGCCGACACGCTCGGCGTCTTCCAGATCGAGAGCCGCGCGCAGATGTCGATGCTGCCGCGGATCAAGCCCAAGGAATTTTATGATCTTGTCATCGAAGTCGCGATCGTCCGCCCCGGGCCGATCCAGGGCGACATGGTGCATCCCTATCTGCGCCGGCGAGAGGGCAAGGAGGTGCCCGAATATCCTAAGGACGAACTGAAGGCTGTTCTGAAGAAGACGCTGGGCGTGCCGCTTTTTCAGGAACAGGCGATGAAGGTCGCGATCGTCGGCGCCGGGTTCACCCCCGCTGAGGCCGACCAGCTGCGACGTGCCATGGCGACCTTCAAGCTGACCGGCGGAGTCAGCCATTTTTACGACAAGTTGGTGAACGGCATGATCGCGCGCGGATATCCCAAGGACTTTGCCGAGCGGACCTTCAAGCAGATCGAGGGGTTCGGGAGCTATGGCTTCCCCGAAAGCCATGCAGCGAGCTTCGCTAAGATCGCCTATGCCTCCTGCTGGATGAAGCATCATCATCCCGATGTCTTCTGCGCCGCTTTGCTGAACGCCCAGCCCATGGGTTTCTATGCGCCGGCTCAGATCGTGCGCGATGCCCGCAACCATGGTGTCGAGGTTCGGCCAGTCTCCATCAACCACAGCCATTGGGATTGTACGCTCGAGCCCGCACGCGGTCGCACCAAGGCCGTGCGGCTCGGGTTTCGGCAAGTACGTGGGCTAGCCAATAGCCATGGCGCTGCGATCGCCGGGGCACGCGGGCCGGCGCTGTTCGAGAGCGTTGAGGAGGTCTGGCGCCGCTCCGGCGTACCCCGCGCTGCGATCGAACGGCTTGCAGAGGCCGATGCCTTTGCCTGCATCGCCCAGGACCGGCGCCAGGGGCTTTGGAGGGTCAAGGGACTGGGCGAAGCCCCCCTCCCACTCTTTGCCGCTGCGGACGCGCGCGAGGGCAGATTCTCACCTGAAGGCCAGGAAGCGCCAGTCGCCCTTCAACCTATGACCGAAGGCCGTGAGGTGGTGGAGGACTATCGCTCGCTCCAGCTCTCGCTGCGCAATCATCCGCTCACCTTCCTTCGTCCCGAGCTTGAGGCGATGCAGATCGTGCGCTGCGCGGATCTCAGGTCCATCCGCGATGGCCGCAATGTCGAAGTGGCAGGTGTCATTCTAGTGCGCCAGCGGCCCGGGTCAGCCAAGGGGGTGCTATTCGTCACGATCGAGGACGAGACGGGGGTCGCTCAGGGCATTCTCTGGCCTGACCGGTTCGAGATCTATCGGCGGCAGGTCATGTCCGCCTCGATGATCGCGATGCGGGGACGGCTGCAGAAGGAGGGCGAGGTGATCCACATCATATGCGATAGGATCACCGATCATGACGCGATGCTGCGCTCGATCGGGCGGACCAAGTTCAGCGTCACGCCCGGACGGGGTGATGGCGCTAGTCATGGCGGGGGCCCCGATCCACGCGATCCCGCGTTCCCTCGGGGACGGACTTTAGCCTCACCGCCTTTCGGGACAATCACGGAGCCGGACCAGCTTTTGCCTATCCGCAGCCATGATTTTCATTGAAAAGCAGATAAGCCATCAATAGCCGATTAGCCGCAACGGCCCTGTAAAGAATGGCGGCGCTATTCTTGAATAATTACCAGCCCCCCATGTCACGGAAGTTTATAACACCAAGAACCCCTAGAAGGACAAGGCTGAGAAACACCGATATGAGTAGCGATCCCAGGCACCCAAACTTGTTCGAAAAGAAAAAGAACATCAGCTTCTCACCCATTAAGCTAATCGACAACTAGCAGCATTCGCCGCCGTTCCAGTAAGCCGGAGCAGAGGCCTTAAAAATTTCCGGCTGTCTAGCAGCTCAGCTGGATGCTCAGGCACTGGAGCGACACGGGAAGCGCCGCCATCAAAGGTCAGGAAGGATCTGATCAGCCCTGCCCCAATGAAAAAGGTCCTTCGAGCTGGCGCGCTTCAGCAGTTCAGCGCCATTGCCGATATGCCAATGCGCGGGACTATCCAGGTCCCGCAATTCTTCCCATGTGAGCGGCGCTGCTACAGGCGCGAACGGCCGTGAGCGTGCACTATACGGCATGACTGCGGTCGCGCCGCGCTGGTTACGCAGATAATCGATGAAAATGCGTCCGGTGCGCTTTGCCTTTGCAAGGGCAGCGGTGAAGCGGGCGGGCTCGGCCTGTGCAAGGGCCATGGCGAAGCGGTGAGCGAAATCTTTCACCTGCGGCCACTCGGCCGCGGGGGTAAGCGGCGCAATCACATGGACGCCCTTGCCGCCCGTCACCATGGGAAAAGTGACGAGCCCCATCTGCGCCAGCACATCCTTCACATGGAAAGCGGCTGAGACCACATCCTTGAAATCGAGGCCTTCATCGGGATCAAGATCAAAGACTAGCCGGTCAGCTTTTTCGACATCCTCAATCCGGGCTCCCCAGCCATGAAACTCGATCGTGCCCATTTGTACGCAGGTGAGAAGGCCTGCTGGCGTATCGACGAACAGATAGGGCTCTTCATGCCCATCCTTCTCCCGAATGGCGACATGCTTGACCGCCTCCCCGAAGCTGCCGGCATCATGCTTCTGGAAAAAGCATTTCTTGTCCCTGCCCTGCGGGCAACGTACCAGGCTGATGGGGCGACTGCCTGCCCATGGCAACATGACCTCTGCCACCGCTTCATAATAATCTGCCAGCAGCCCTTTGGTGAGCTTGCCCTCTGGAAAGATCACCCGCTCGCGATTGCTGATTTTGACGCCGCTGCCGACCGGCGCGCAGGTGACGATCTCTACCGGCGCCTCAACCTCAAGGACAACGGCCTCGGGCTTCTTGTCCTCTCTCAGGCCAAGATAGCTCGGATGCCGCAGCACCCCTTCATCTGTAAATTCGATATAGGCAATTTCGGCGACCAACTTTGGCTTAATCCAGTGCGCGCCGCGGACAGCTGGGCGCGGCGCCTCCACGGTAGCGCTCTCCTGCTCGAGGGGCGCCATCAATGCCATGAGACGTTCGATCTCGTCGCCTGTAAATCCTGTGCCGACCTTGCCGGCAAAGCGAAGTGTGCCTTCTTCATTCAC encodes:
- a CDS encoding error-prone DNA polymerase → MARYVELQVTSHFSFLRGASSPEQLFSAAALLGHTVLGLADWGSVAGVVRGWDAQKVTGVRMIAGCRVGLRDGRTLLLYPTDRSAWSRLTRLLSIGKARGGKGFCLLDWADVVAHAEGQVAILVPDLPGNSMLSNLAELQEAFGARAYMALSLRRRPGDIARLHGLDTMARATGVRSVATGDILYHSPEMRPLQDVMTAIREKTSIDALGFRRERYMDRNLKAPEEMERRFAAFPDAIEASADIADQCRFDLGEIQYQYPYEQVMEGRTAQEALAALTAEGGARMFPTGLPPLYAQQIDHELKLIEQLGYAPYFLTVNAIVAESRRRGILCQGRGSAANSCVCFMLGITSIDPIKHELLFERFVSGERKEPPDIDVDFEHERREEIIQWIYQTYGRTRSALTAVVTRYRTRGAVAEVGKALGLPRDLTKMLTGLVWGWSIDGITDQQIESLNLNADDHRLKLTLELSRQLIGTPRHLSQHPGGFVLTQDRLDDLVPIEPARMEDRQIIEWDKNDIDALNFMKVDVLGLGMLGCMNRAFNLLGEHKGIKKTMADLQDDDPAVYAMIQRADTLGVFQIESRAQMSMLPRIKPKEFYDLVIEVAIVRPGPIQGDMVHPYLRRREGKEVPEYPKDELKAVLKKTLGVPLFQEQAMKVAIVGAGFTPAEADQLRRAMATFKLTGGVSHFYDKLVNGMIARGYPKDFAERTFKQIEGFGSYGFPESHAASFAKIAYASCWMKHHHPDVFCAALLNAQPMGFYAPAQIVRDARNHGVEVRPVSINHSHWDCTLEPARGRTKAVRLGFRQVRGLANSHGAAIAGARGPALFESVEEVWRRSGVPRAAIERLAEADAFACIAQDRRQGLWRVKGLGEAPLPLFAAADAREGRFSPEGQEAPVALQPMTEGREVVEDYRSLQLSLRNHPLTFLRPELEAMQIVRCADLRSIRDGRNVEVAGVILVRQRPGSAKGVLFVTIEDETGVAQGILWPDRFEIYRRQVMSASMIAMRGRLQKEGEVIHIICDRITDHDAMLRSIGRTKFSVTPGRGDGASHGGGPDPRDPAFPRGRTLASPPFGTITEPDQLLPIRSHDFH